Part of the Thermoplasmata archaeon genome is shown below.
GATGAAGATCATGCCGAGGATGAAGTCGATGCGCATGAACCCGAGGGACGTGCGCGGAGCGACCACCGCGTTCGCCCAGAACGTCCTCCAGAAGGAGACCCGGTTCGTGCTCGCATCGCCCGTCATGGCTCAGTAATCCCCCAAGCTACCCTTCTCGAGCACTCGGCGCTCTACGCGGCGGAAGACCGACGTGGAGATCCCCAGGTACACGGCCGTGGTGGCGATCGCGCCGACCATGTCCCAGCCGAACCCCCACGAGAACCCCACGTACCCGGGGATCCCGTTGTACCGCAGGGCATCGAGCGCCCACGTCGGGGGGAACAGGAGGCCGATCGGGTTGGTCCAAAACGGCAGGAGAACGACCGGGAACATGCAGCCCGTGCCCACGTAGAAGGCGAACTCGCCGATGTTCTGAATGAACCCGGCGTAGCGGGTGTAGACGTAGACCGCGGCGAGCAGAGTACCGACGCTCGCGAGGGTCAGCATGACGAACACGAAGAGGAGGGCGAACTCGGCCGGGTTGGGCAGCGTCGGGGCCGAGCCGTTGACCGTGACGACGACAACGTAGACGATCAGGCCCCCGATCAATCCGGAAACGACGTTCCACAGCACCCGCCCCAGAACGACGTAGAGGTACGGCGTTGGCGCCTGCAGCGTGGGTTCGAGAGTGCCCCAGACCCGGTCCTGTCCGGTGGCCCAGCCGCTCCCGTAGAGCGTCTGGCCCCACATGCTCATCATGCCGGCCCCGAGGATCGCATAGACAAGGAAGTTCGGCCCGGAGTTGGCGAACAGGCCGAAGGCGACGAGGCCGAAGATGACCGGGGCGATCATCGAGGGGATCAGCCATTGCGGGTCCGCGACGAACTGCAGGACGCACAGCCGTATCGACGCGAGCGTCGAGCGCCCTCGGGACCAGCCGTAGGCCGGAGCGGTCGCCATCTAGTTCGCTTCCTCTTCCACCAGATCCAGATAGACATCCTCGAGCGAGGTCCGGCGCTCTCGCAGGGCCAGCGTCGCGTGCTCGGAGAGCAGCGCCCGGATGTCCTCGGTCGTGGGCCGTTGGGCGTGGATGCGGATCGTCGCCCGGATTCGGGCGCCGAACTCTTCCGTTACGACCTTCGAGACCCCCGAGAGCGCGCGCAGCGCGGCGAGTTCGTCGTCGTCGAACCCGTAGTCCTCGATCTCGATCGTCCGGTCTCCGCCCACGAGCTGGCGCAGGCCGGCGACGGTGTCGTGCGCCGCGATCCGGCCCTTCGTGAGGACCGCGATCCGGTGGCACAGCTCCTCCGCCTCGAACATGTAGTGCGTGGTGAGGAAGATCGTGACCCCATCGGAGACCAGGGACCGGATCAGCTTGCGC
Proteins encoded:
- a CDS encoding ABC transporter permease — translated: MATAPAYGWSRGRSTLASIRLCVLQFVADPQWLIPSMIAPVIFGLVAFGLFANSGPNFLVYAILGAGMMSMWGQTLYGSGWATGQDRVWGTLEPTLQAPTPYLYVVLGRVLWNVVSGLIGGLIVYVVVVTVNGSAPTLPNPAEFALLFVFVMLTLASVGTLLAAVYVYTRYAGFIQNIGEFAFYVGTGCMFPVVLLPFWTNPIGLLFPPTWALDALRYNGIPGYVGFSWGFGWDMVGAIATTAVYLGISTSVFRRVERRVLEKGSLGDY